A region of the Burkholderia savannae genome:
CTGCTCGGAAGGCACCTGTGCCGGGAACACGAAGGTCCTGGGCCAGGTGTCTTCGCGGCGACGCTTCAAGATTTCCAGCGCCCGCTTCGTGAGCCGCAGGCCGCCCTCGTTATCAACCTTCGACCGGTACAGATAAATCACGCCGGTCTCCAGGTCCACCTGGGGCCAGCGCATCTGCGCGATTTCCATGTACCGCGCCCCCGTATCCAGCAGCAATGTGGCGAGGTCCAGGTTGTCCTGCCCGGAGACATCTCCCGGACGAATGCGCCGCCTCAGTTCTTTCAGAAGCGCCGCCTCCTCATCCAACGTGAGCCAGCGGAGCTTCCCTTTCGTCCGGCGCACCTTCAGGCTCGCCGCGCGATTCCGCTTGTCGCTCCAGATGATCGGTTTGGCTGGCATCACCGCATTGAGGCTTTCCGCGTATCCCATGAGCGTCTGGACCAAACCGATCTCCAGATTGATCGTCCCGTCCGAAAGCCCTTCAGCTTGACGCTTGGCCTTGAGGCCCACCAAGTGACCTTGGGTCAGTTCATGCACCATCAGCGTTTTCGGTAGACCAGGACGATCCCCCTCGACCAGCGTGTATTCGTGGAAACCCACACGCCGCAGCCGATCACCAAAGAGTCGCCGGACTCTGTTGACGTTGCCCGCATGGTCTTTGTGGGTACGCGCGGTAACAGCAATCCACTTCACAGCGACCTCGTAAAGAGTGAGCCGCTTTACGCCAGCACGCTCAAGGCGGATGTCCTCCAGTGCTTCACGTCGCTTATCGACTTCGACTGCTTGCGCGTCGCGCTTGATGGTCGTCTTAGTGGAGCCGCGATACATGCGTTTCTCCACCTCGAACTTGTACCACCACATATCGGAGTCAGGCCGCTTATAGAGAGTCATACACCCTCCACTTGTTCGCTTGCCGATTGAGCGACATACAGGCGCTGTAGAAACGCCATGACCGGGCCGAGGCCAGCATCCGCAGAGGACCGCAGAATGGTCTGCTGCTCCACGGTCATCACCACATAGTCATTGTCGGTCGGGTAGTACGCAGCCGTCATCTCCAGTTCGCCGAAAATCGCAGCGAACCAGGGCCAACCAGGAATGTCCTCGACATACTCCCCGATACGCCCCTCCGCAAAGGCCTTACTTGCTTGTTGATGCAGGCTTTCTAGCTCGTGGCTTTGCTGCTGCTTTGATTGTCTTTCCGCTTCGCGGAAGTTTTTCGAGTGCATAAGGGTCTTTCCCATACATGGCTTCGTACACAAACGGCCTGCAGTAGTACAGGTACTGCTTTGCGAACTCCGCCGAATCGACCCGAAGTAGCTCCGCCCACACGCGCATGTCGTGCTCAGGCAAAACGGATGCGCCGCGTTCAACTTGGCTAACGAACACGGGGTATCCGTAGTCGAGATACACAGCCATTTCGAGCTGCGTCATCCCTGTCTCCTCACGCTGTGCCTTCAACCATTGGCCGAAGCGAGCGCGAAGCGTTAGTGTCGATTCGTCAACTTTCACGGTCATGGTGATGCTCCAAATAACAGAGTGTTTTTAGAGTTCGCGAATATACACCAAGACGCTTTATAAGCAAAATCCTCTAACCCACTCGCTTCACATCACTCTCCTTTTCTTACCCCGACAGCGCGGCGCTCTCAGCCGCCGCAGAAAGAATAGTAAGTGACCATATGCAAACTCCCAAACAATATCTATTAATTGCCATTTGGTCGCACATAGAGTAAATCTATCGATTGAAAACTCCCAAATGCTTGTCTGTTCGCGTACACTCGCGCGGGGCGCATGCGCCTCATCACATGCGGGAGGAAGTCATGACGGACGCGGAATTGGCCGCTACGTTCCTTGAGCGTCTGTACAGCGCGATAGGTCACGAGAACTTGTACAGTTGGGGGCGGGCCGCTGGCATCTCGGACGGCCTGTTGCAGACCATCAAGCGCGGGAGCATCCCGAAAGCTGAGGGCTTGCTCGCGATCAGCGAGGCGACCGGGCGCTCAATCGATTGGTTGCTTGGGCGAGCCGAGTTAGCAAATGGTAGCTTGGTGTCCGCCGAGCAAGCTGGCGCGAACGCTGCGAGTAGCGAGTTCGTCTACGTGCCCCGCTACGATGTCAAGGCGTCGGCCGGTACAGGCTTTTGGCTTGGCGATGAGGCGAAGGCGAAGTTCACGATGGCCTTCCGCCGACACTGGGTCGAGCACTACCTGCATGCCGACCCCAAGGACCTTAGCGTCCTACGGATTCACGGAGACTCGATGTATCCGGTGCTGCATGAGGGCGACAACATCCTCATCAACCATGCGCAGACCGCGCCGCAGGATGGCATCTACGTGCTCAGGCTTGATGGGCAGATGCTGGTCAAGCGGCTTCAGTGGGTCGGAGCCGCTACCGTGCGTGTGATCTCGGCCAACCCGGATTACCCGCCTTACGAAGTGGCGCTTAGTAGCCCAGAGGATCAGCGGGAGTTCTGCATTGTGGGGCGCGTGGTTTGGTACGGGCGGCAGCTCTGAGCTACCTCTTATAGATCGAAGGGACCCCTGGGCGGTCAACCTGTGCGGAGTTATTCCGCGTGAGGATTTGGGCGGGCTCAGGCTGTCCTACGTACGCGCCCTATCGACCAGCGGCGGCGCAGCCTTAGAAATAATCGCGGCTTAACGAGCAACCGCCGAATTCGACACGCGGAACGCGGATCGCATCGCCCACCGCACGCCCGAACGCGTCGCGCAGCCCTACGCCGGTTCCCATTGCCTGCATGGCAAGGTAATGACCGAACATGGCGGGCGTCAGGTCGCGGTCGCCGTCTAGCGTGTCTCCGCGCCGCTGCACGGCACAGGCGGCAGCGTACAGCAAATCGAGCGAAAACGCGCCATCCTTTCGGCACTTCGGATACGACCGCGCGAGATCATTCGTCAACACGTCAGCAGCATGCAGCGCGGCCGGGTCGGTATCTTCGGGGGTCATGTCCAGCCAATCGCGGCCGGACGGATTCAGGCCCGTTATGCCCGCTTCGTCCCACTGGTCAGCATACGCCGACGCGAAGAATGCGCGAGCCATCGCCGCCTTGATCGTGTTGTGTGTGGTCATCGTCGGACTCCGTTAGTTGGTCTCATCAGTGCACGCGTTACGTGCAGACCCCGCGCAGGGGTTTCGACCTCATCAACTCGCTTTACTTTTGGACGTGACAAGGCCCGGTGTGGTCAGATAGCCCATGTCCTCATCGCGCATTACGTGCCGCGCCTGTCGCCATGACCGCCGCGCCCGTACCCAGTCGATCATGATTTCGTAACAGGCGAAATGCGCCGTGCAGTAAGCGCCATCGGCATAGGTCACGGTAAGCTGCCCGTTGTGCCGGTTCGCAGGCGAACGCAGCGTTTCAACGCAGGCAACAGGAGACTTCCGCGCGTAATCCCGCATGCCGCGCAGGTTCTTTGACGCCCCGATGACGCGCCCGCCCTTCATTATTTTCGTTCCGAACATAACGCCCCCCGTGTCAGTCCCCGATGATCTGTTTCAGCTGGACGGCATCCAGCCACCCGCTTTCGGTACGAGCGATTTCTTTGTTGCCAACCTCTATGGTCATGGCCTCGTCGTAAATGCCGTGCGTGTCACTGTATGGACTGCACGACCATGCGATGGTCGCACCATACTCGGCGAGCAGGGCTTGGAGCTTCGTCAGAAACTCGATGTTCTTATCATTCGACATGTCACGCCTCCTTACATGCCAACCATTGCGGCGCGGATGCTGCTGACGCTGTACGGTGCGCCGTCAGGCGTGTGCGTGTTGCTCATGCCGTGCAGTTCATCGAGCATGTCGCGGGCGGCTTTCTCTTTGCCGCCGTTGCGACGATTACGCACCACCCAGAATCGCGCCATGCGATACAAGCCTTCATCGTTGTTAATCCACAGACTGACGTTCCAGTGATTCCAGTTCTTATGTCCGTTGTACTTCGTCATGCTCTACTCCGTTTCGTTGGTCTCATCAGTACGCGCCTAACGCGTAGACACCGGGCCGTTACCACGCCCCCTCCCGGTGTTTCGACCTACCCGCATGCGCGGGCTAGGGAATCAGTAACCTTGCTTGGTGAGTTCGGCCGCCAGCGTCCGGGCTACGATGTCCGCCTGCGTGTCAGTCAACGTCGCCGTGATCGCTTGGAGCGCTTGGGCCGCCGCGAATGCGCGGGCCGCTTCGGGCCGCATATGCTCCAGCGCCTTGACTTCACGCGATGCCGCCAGCCGTGCATACAGCAAACCCACTTCACCCCAGGTAGGCGTGAGATCGATCGTTTTCATGCTTGCTACTCCTCAGTGTTTGGACTCGTCAGCGCACGCCTTACGTGCGGCCCCGGAACATCTCCGGGTTTCGTCCTTTACTTCTCATTCACTCGCTTTACTTGCGGGTAAATCGATGGCGTCCGCAATCTCATCAAGCGTCAGCGGCTCGACCAGTTCGGCGGGCATCAAAGTTTGTCGCTGAAACAGTTCGGCAAAAGTCACGAGCGGACCCCCGTATCGGTGCGGTCGATTTCGATAGGCCATCCGAACGCGTCGCGGATTTGCGCGGCATAGGCGCGGGCACGTTCTGCCGTCGCAAGGTCGCCGACACATTCGACCCCGCCCGTTTTCCAGTGCAGATAGACACTGAAGAATGCTGGCACGTCGTCCGGTTCCGTACACGCTTCCACGCAATCGCCCGCAACGAACATGCAGCCGCTAATCTCGATTGCGTCGAAAGCATCCACGCCCGCCGTCGTGATGACTTCACGGGCTAGTTTTTCTTCAGGGAAGCCGTTGAACATTTCCCCGGAGCCGTCCGCGTCGATCTTGTAAATTTTGTTCATATCATCAACTCACTTTACTTACGGGCGAGCCTTAGCCCGCCCTTTGGCCCGGTCAGTGCACAAACAGCTTTGCAATCGCGGTCACTGCGCCGACGAGGGCAACCGCGTACATCAGCGGCATCCACCGGCTTTCCCGGTTCAGCTTTTGGGTCTCAGCGAGCAACTTACCCGCTTCCACTTGTAGCTTGGCGATTTCCGCCTCGGTCTTGAGAATGTCCAAGGGCTTCCCCGTTTGTGATGCTGTCTGCGCCATTCTAACCCCTTCTTTGAATAAGTGACTCGCTTTACATCGCGGCGTTTCGTTCGCTGCGTTAGGTCGAATATTGAACGCGATTTGACACCATGTCAACAACTCACTTTATAACCTTTCGCTTTAGTCGGGTATTCCGTGCAGTCCCGTGATGCTCCGTGACTGCCCGTGATGGCCCGTGAGTCATTGGGTCGTTTGGGTTTGGTCAGGGCAGCCGCATACAGCGACAAACAAAGGAAAGCCATGCGGCGCAGGCGGTCTCAGGTCTCATATAGAGGCATAGGCGGCCCAGCGGTATCACCCTGTGCTGAGTTATTCGGGCGTCCGTGATGGCCCGTGCAGCATGCGCCGTCCCGTGCAGCGAGCGCGAAGCGCGAGCACCCCAGAGACCAAAAAAACAGAGGCTCGCAAGTGCACGCAAGCAAACGAAAGCACGCGCCCGCCCGTGACGGCCAGTGACGCGCAGGCGTCGCCGTGACAGCCCGTGCCACGCCGCGAAGCCCGCAGAACACGGCAGAGCGTATTAGTAGAACTTTGCTCGTGCGCCACAACACCTTATAGATCAACGGGTTAGCCGCGATGCACCGTGCACCGTGACGGATTCCGTGCACGTCAGGGCGCAGCCGAGGCCGTCCCGTGTGTGCTGAGATTCCCTCGTTCCGCCCCAGGGCCGTACCGGGCCGCAAGGGGGGAAATTGGCTCGCGGGCGGGCGGACACCTTGCCGCGCATTTTCCGGAGAAAAATGAGCCTCATGCTACCCTACCGCTCACTTACAGCAACATGGCTATCGTATGAAATTCGTAATCGCGTGGCTCCTCGGGATCGTGGCGCTCGCCGTGCTTCCCATCGGGTTCGGTGACTCCGTGTTCGTCAACTACGCCATCGGCGTCGTGGTGCTCACCATCGCCGTAGGGGCGTGGGCAGGACTAAGCCGCAAGGGGGAGCAGCAACAGCCTGAGACGCGCTGAGACGCCCCAGGACGGCCCGGTGATCTCCGGGGTAGGCATGCCTACACACCAGGAGCACCAGGCCGCCACGGGGCTTCTCAGTGACTCGCTTTACAGGTGGGCGAAGTGATCGTGCTGGTAGACGGGTTCGCCTTCGAACGTCCGCAGCGCGTAGTCCCCTGCCGCATTCCGCAGGCACCCTTCGATGAAGTCTTCCAGGAGTGCCTCCTCCTCGGCCTCCTTCATCTCACGTGCAGCTTGGTCCGTGTCGATGCGTAGCGTAGCGACCAACTCGGCCACCGCGCCCGCCAGTGCGTCCAGGCGGTCATCGTGTTGCAGACAGTTCCGCTCGCGGGTTACGTGCGTCAGTTGGTACATCAGGACTGCATCCGACGCCACGCGCTCATCCACGACCAGGCGGTGCGTAGCCATGACCGGTTCGAGCGTCTCGATGATGCGGACTTCCTTCTGGGTGCGGCTCCACTCAGCTTCCCGCACGGTGCAGCCTGCGGTGTCGCCTGGCTTCTCTGCGGGCCACACCTTCGCCATTACTGGCTCGAACGCGTTGATCCAGACTGCGCCAGCATAGTTCGGCTCGACAACGATCTCGTTGACCTTGTGGGTCTTCGCCGCCATCGCGATCTCAGCCATCGCCGTCCCAGGATCACCCGAGACGCCACCGCTCGCCACGGCGTACAGCATGCCGTTGAGCGTCTTCACGATGGCCCAGGCAGTCTCGTCCTTGCCGCGCCCCGAGGGGTCAACGAACAGCAAGGACTGCTCGTACTCACGCCACTCGCTATCCACGAACAGCGGGGCCAGCCATTGATCACCCGTGAAGCCGACGTTCTTGATGTCGACACGTTTGTTGCGCCCGTTGTTGTCGTGCCCCCACTGGACAATCTGGGGGGCCTTGAACGGGTTGCAGGCCATCACGATCAGGTCGCTCTGCTTCAGCGGGTAACGCTCCGCGTCGGACAGTGACGTGTCCAGCTGGAACTGGAGTGCGAAGTACGAGCGGCCCTTGGCCTCACGCGCCTGGAGTTCCACCTCGTTGAATCGCTCAGGGTCCGTGGGCTTCCACTGGAGAGCAGCGTCGAGGTCTACGCGTCGCGCACGGGGCGCGAGACAGTCCAGGTCGGCCATGCCCTCGCGCTTGAACACGTAGGACTCGCGCTTGTCGGGGAGCGGATACCGCGCCGGAAGAATCCAGCCGGTAGCGCCCATCTCGCGAATCAGCTTCGTGTAGATGGACTCCTCCGTCTGAGGCGTCCCGAGGTAGATCACGTCTGCCCCGCCCGTCACCTTGATCGCCGCGAACTCGTTGGTCTTGTGTAGGAGTCGCTCACGGGCGTCTTCAGTCCGGGAGTTGTCCACGACCTCGATGTCGTCCGCAACGATGAGCGTCGCACGCGAGCCGGTGATCTGGCCGGTGATACCGACGCTTCGCACGGAAGGCGACTGGGAGATCGAGGCCCCGTTGACATCGAAGGAAATCGCGGTATCGCGCTGGTCTTCCCGTGGGCGCAGATGCGCCAAGATGTCCATGTTCAATAGGATCATCTTCGTCATCGAGACGAACTCTTTGGCCTTGTTGCCAGAGGCCGAGATGACCAGAATCTTCTCGCGGAACGGGTCGCGGTAGAGCCGCCACAGGACGAACCCGGAAGTCACGTAGGACTTCCCGATACCTCGAAACGCTTCGATGATGTCTTCGCGGAACATGTTGTCCGCGTCGCCCATTCGAACGCAGCCTGTGCGGTCAGGTTCAATCTCCTCCTGGCCGTACCACTCGAAGTAGTTGCCATCCTGGTCGATGCCATAGCCTGCCCAACCGAACTGGAGGAAGTAGGCGATGTCCATCTGAGCCGGGGTCGGCATGGGGAGCGCGAGGTGCTCCCAGATGAGGAACAGCAGATTGCGGAAGTCCTCCCGGATGGGGTCTTCCGACTCCCACCACCAAGGACAACCGTTCAATTAGGACGTGCCCCGAACGGTAGCTTTCGCTCGAACTGCGCGAGCATGCCCTGAGCCTTGCCGGTCTGCGGCACCTTCTCCTTCGAGTTCGGGTCCATGATGTCCTTCAGGTACGCCCGGACCACCGAGAGGAACGATGAGTCCGGGGGACCCTTCAGGACTTCGCCGGTCGTCGGATCGATCACCGGGCCTTCCTTGTTGACGAGGGGCTGCCCCGTCAGGCCATCCAGCAGGCACTGCTCGAACTTCTGCTGGATGACTTCGCGCTTGTCACTCACGTCGTGTCATGTTTGAGAGTTGTAGTGATCCACCGGAGAAGTCCGGGGTTGTCACGGAATACGTTGGTCAGCCCTGTTGCCAGGGAACGCACGTAGTCCTCCTCGACCTCTCCACCGTTCTCACGGCCTTGGGTGAAGCGGATTGCGTGCATGATCTCGTGGATGGTTGTATCGACTTCATCGAACCCCGCCATGCCATCGGTGATGTAGATGGTGCGGGAGTCTGGGTCCATCAGGCCGTACACGGCGTCACGGGAGTCCTCGGGGGTCTCGGTGATACCGAAGTTCCGCCCGAGAATCCAGAGCCGCTTGGGGCGGCCCCGGCTCAATTGCCAGAGCCTCCAGCGCGGAGGTGGATGAGCTTCTCCAGGAACTGCTCACCGAGGACTGAGGACGCCGCCGCCAGGCCGATGACGGCCATCTGGCTCATGCCAGGGATGAATGCCAGCAGGGCACCCGCCGCGACGGCGAGACCCGAGCTGACGATGGCTCGCCCGATGGCGAGCCTCCAGGTGAACTTCTCATTGGAAGCGAGGAGCTTCCCCAGGCCAATAACAAAGCCCATGCCGACTAGGACCGCGAGGAACTGACGGAAGGAGAACTGGCCGTCCATTACGCGGCTTCAGCGCCAGCCGCCTTCTTCGCACCCTTCTTCGGCACATCTGGTACATCCGTCGGCGGGTAGATATCGCCCACGCCGATCGGGGCGTCGATATCCACTTCGGCGGCTAGGGTGCCGTAGGTGTTGTCCGTGCGTTCGCCGGGGAAGGTCACTGCGAAGACTTGGCCGTTCTTGGTCCAGATGAGTTTCTTGTCTGCCATGTTGATGTTAGTAGTGAGGTAGTTGTAGGAGGGGTTAAGCGGCGGGTGCCAATTGCGCCTTGAGGGTGGAAACTTCCGCGCTGAGTTGCTGTATCGCATGGAGCGCAGTTAGCAGGAGGGCGTTTGTATCCAGCGTCAACGGACTAGTAGTCGGGTCGAGAGTGTCACCGGGGGGGCGATACACAAACGACTCGTCCACGGTCTTCGCCTGCTGCGCAATGAGGCCGAGGCTTTGTCGCTTACCGTCGCGCCGCCAGTCGAATTGTTTGAACGCGAGGGCGTTCACCTTGCCGAGGGAGTCTTCCTGGGTGGGCGCAATGTTCGTCTTCAAACGCATATCCGACACGTTACGCGCGACGTAAGCAACGAACGTATGGTCGATGAACATGTTGACGTTCCCCGCCCCGCCGTCCCATCGGGCCTCAAAGAGGTGGTCCGCTACTTGCCACGAATTGTTCCAGCGGGCGTTGGCGTTACCCCAATCAATCTTCGAGTCGTCGCGGTTGTACAGGTCGTTGAGGATGTCGCTCATCCACGCGTTTCGATATTGGCAGAACAAATTCCCGTTCGGCTGCATCACATGCATCCCGCGCGTGAACATGTTGCCCCAGTCATCCAGAGCCCACGTAATCATGTTGTAGGCGTTATTGATGATGTCGATGCCGCCGCTTTGGCGTGCGCGGAGATACGTCCAAGTGTTGTCGTTGCTGCCGGAACGAAGTCCAAGGTCCGCCTGCCAATTGGAGCCGGACAGACTAAGCCGCCCCGCCATCGTGTCGCCGCCGCGATTCAACTTGGAGTTCGGATCGAAGTTGCCGGTGTCCCACGGCGTGTAATTCCAGAGCGGCCTACGCGGGAGCTTGAGTGTTCCGTCCACGTCGAAGACGTAGTACTGGTACGACGTGCTCGGGCCGGTCCGAACCACGACATTCCGCGTACCCGTGTCGTTGTAGATCATCGACTTCGTAGTGTCGCTATCCGCATGCCCTTGACTCAACTGGAAAAACGGAGATGCCAACCCGCCAGTCATTACAGCGCCACTCTTGCTTACCTTGCTATTGCTGACAGCAGTCAGATCAGCATTGGCCGGCACATCAAGGTTCGACCGGGCCGCCGCCTTGTCCGCCACGTCCGACAGATTATTGGCCTTGGTCAGCGCATCGGTCATTGCCCCGGAGGCGACCGCCGCGCTCGCAGCAGCGTCCGTCGCGGACTTAGCCGCAGCGTCAGCGGACGCCTTCGCGTTGGCCTCAGCGTTCCCGATGCTGTTGGCCAAGGCCGCAGCGTTGGTCTCCGAGGTCTTCGCGTTGGACGCCGACGTAGCCGCAGCATTCTTGGACGCCGCTGCATTGGTCTCCGAAGCCTTCGCGTTGGACGCTGCCGTTGCCGCCGCTGATTGCGAGGCCGCAGCATTGGTCTCCGAAGTCTTCGCATTGGCCGCTGCCGCCGCCGCCGCTGCCTGCGAGGCGCTCGCGACACCCTCGGATGCCTTCGCGTTAGTCTCTGCGGCCTTCGCCGCAGATGCCGAGTCGGCTGCATTGACCTCTGCCGTCTTGGCATTGGCGGCCGACGTGGCCGCCGCGCCCTTGGACGCCGCCGCGTTTGCCTCCGACGTACTTGCGTGAGACTCCGACAATGCAGCAGCCGAGGCCGAGGTGGCCGAAGCAGTGGCGCTTGCCGCTGCCGCGTCCTTGCCGGAAGCTGCCGCCGTCGCGGAGTTGGCCGAGGCCGTCGCCGATTTTGCAGCCGCCTCAGCAGAGGCCGCGGAGTCCGCGACGCCCTGCGGCACGGCGTTGTACAGAGCGATAAGGTCTGCCACCTGGGCCGCAAGGGACTTCAAGAAAGTTGCGGACGGGATGATGTCGTAGCCAAGGCCCGTGCCATTTTCGCCCGCGTAGGGGCGCTTGAGAGTCAGTTGCGTCGCTGAGACGATCTGATCGATCTCGTAGATGTGCCCATCATTCAAGACCGCAAAGATGTCACCGGGCTTGACGTTACCGATGAACTTGGAGCCGTCAGCGGTGACGGCAGTGGAGCCGTTCGTGACTGCAACGGTTCCGGTCGAATACCACGGCATGCTTTCCTTTTAAATGATTCCGGTCATATCCAAGACCATGAAGCGGTAGTGCGCGTTGTCCGCGAACCCCACGAAGTTTTTCCAGTAGCCATCGTCCATATAGCGGTGGAGCCACCAGGTCATACTGCCTCCAGAGCAAGCGAAAGCGGACATCGCCAATTTGACGTTATCCCCACAAAGCGCAGCAGGCCATGCCCCGGCGAAGGCCACGGGAACGCCGTAGTCCCTTGACTGAGAGTTAGCCCCCGGCATCCCGAATCCACCGTTGCGCCAGCCGTATCCGTCCACATACGTCCCCTCGACTACGCCGATTACGCGGCAAAACGGCGTAGTTGCGTCCGCAACTAGTGTGCCTTGCGCGTTGAACACCTGAAGGCCGAAACCCAGGTTGGTCGGTTCGGCGTAGTCCCAGACGAACAAAGTGATATCGCACTCGGACACAGCGATGAACTCCGCCGTAAAGGTGTTCCCGTTACGCGAGAACTTCCACGGAGTCACCCCCACCCCGCCCGATCCCACGAAAGCGTACAGCGGGTTGGACGCAGTGAAGGTGAACTGCGCGTACCAGCGGCTCGTGTAGTACCAAGTGCCCGGATTATTCTGAACGTACTTCAAACTGGTCTGCTGCGTGTGCGTAGTGATTCGCCGGACCATCTGGTAGTTCGGGGTCATCCCATCGATCTGTACTAGGTTCCCGTCGTTCCACGCTTGAAACCCTGCTGCCATCAGTAGACTCCAACAAATAGATAGCCCGTTATCGGGTAGACGTACCCTGGGAGGTCAGGGCTGCTATAGGTCCATGAGATTCCAGTCGAAGTCACGGTAACGGTGGGAATCGGGTTTTTGCCCGCGATGTGTCGAAATAGGAAGTCCGGCTGAAAGGACCAGAATGGCGTCCCGTCGGACAGGTCGATGTTGTAGCTCCCGGCGCTGCCGTTAGCGTACGTGAAACCCTTGACCCGCCCGCAACGGTGGGACGTGTCCAGGATCAGCCTGCCGTCCGCGCCCCACACTTGAAGACCAGATGGCATTACCACACCCCCACGCGAACGCGCAGAACGTTGTTTGCGTCATAGACCCGAAGCTGGTTCCCGTCGATCTCAAGACGCTGACCGGATGCTGAGGTGCGCAGCAATCCGATATTTGCCGACAAGGCTGACAGGGACGGCGTTGAGATGCCCTCAGGGGTGATGAGCGTTCCGAGGCCCGAAGGGGAGTACGGGGACAGTCGCGTGGCACCGGAGAACGTCTCGGCCAGCATGGGCTGCGTGACGAACAGCCACGAGTCCGTGTCAGGTGCCACGTTCATCCCCTTGTGGAACTGGAGACGAGCCGACGCTGCGTTAGCCGGAGCCCGCGCGATAGCGCCGATACGGATGTAGCCGGTGAGCGCCTTGCCGCCTCCAGCCTGGCCCACGCCGGTCTGGGTGCCCGCCGAGCCAAACCCGGCGGCGGAAATAATGGCTCCGTTGCTATCTAACCATTCCACTCCGACGTTAGCGGCGCATCGGTGGACCCCTACGTAGCCCGAGAACTCGTAGAAGTTGCCCCCGGTCACTGGTACGTTGTCTGCGTACACGCCGACCAGCGCGGCGTTGGGATCGAGGGTCCCCCACTGCCCCGCCGAGCGGACGTAC
Encoded here:
- a CDS encoding phage holin family protein, whose amino-acid sequence is MDGQFSFRQFLAVLVGMGFVIGLGKLLASNEKFTWRLAIGRAIVSSGLAVAAGALLAFIPGMSQMAVIGLAAASSVLGEQFLEKLIHLRAGGSGN
- a CDS encoding tail fiber domain-containing protein; amino-acid sequence: MPWYSTGTVAVTNGSTAVTADGSKFIGNVKPGDIFAVLNDGHIYEIDQIVSATQLTLKRPYAGENGTGLGYDIIPSATFLKSLAAQVADLIALYNAVPQGVADSAASAEAAAKSATASANSATAAASGKDAAAASATASATSASAAALSESHASTSEANAAASKGAAATSAANAKTAEVNAADSASAAKAAETNAKASEGVASASQAAAAAAAANAKTSETNAAASQSAAATAASNAKASETNAAASKNAAATSASNAKTSETNAAALANSIGNAEANAKASADAAAKSATDAAASAAVASGAMTDALTKANNLSDVADKAAARSNLDVPANADLTAVSNSKVSKSGAVMTGGLASPFFQLSQGHADSDTTKSMIYNDTGTRNVVVRTGPSTSYQYYVFDVDGTLKLPRRPLWNYTPWDTGNFDPNSKLNRGGDTMAGRLSLSGSNWQADLGLRSGSNDNTWTYLRARQSGGIDIINNAYNMITWALDDWGNMFTRGMHVMQPNGNLFCQYRNAWMSDILNDLYNRDDSKIDWGNANARWNNSWQVADHLFEARWDGGAGNVNMFIDHTFVAYVARNVSDMRLKTNIAPTQEDSLGKVNALAFKQFDWRRDGKRQSLGLIAQQAKTVDESFVYRPPGDTLDPTTSPLTLDTNALLLTALHAIQQLSAEVSTLKAQLAPAA
- the terL gene encoding phage terminase large subunit → MPTPAQMDIAYFLQFGWAGYGIDQDGNYFEWYGQEEIEPDRTGCVRMGDADNMFREDIIEAFRGIGKSYVTSGFVLWRLYRDPFREKILVISASGNKAKEFVSMTKMILLNMDILAHLRPREDQRDTAISFDVNGASISQSPSVRSVGITGQITGSRATLIVADDIEVVDNSRTEDARERLLHKTNEFAAIKVTGGADVIYLGTPQTEESIYTKLIREMGATGWILPARYPLPDKRESYVFKREGMADLDCLAPRARRVDLDAALQWKPTDPERFNEVELQAREAKGRSYFALQFQLDTSLSDAERYPLKQSDLIVMACNPFKAPQIVQWGHDNNGRNKRVDIKNVGFTGDQWLAPLFVDSEWREYEQSLLFVDPSGRGKDETAWAIVKTLNGMLYAVASGGVSGDPGTAMAEIAMAAKTHKVNEIVVEPNYAGAVWINAFEPVMAKVWPAEKPGDTAGCTVREAEWSRTQKEVRIIETLEPVMATHRLVVDERVASDAVLMYQLTHVTRERNCLQHDDRLDALAGAVAELVATLRIDTDQAAREMKEAEEEALLEDFIEGCLRNAAGDYALRTFEGEPVYQHDHFAHL
- a CDS encoding LexA family transcriptional regulator, encoding MTDAELAATFLERLYSAIGHENLYSWGRAAGISDGLLQTIKRGSIPKAEGLLAISEATGRSIDWLLGRAELANGSLVSAEQAGANAASSEFVYVPRYDVKASAGTGFWLGDEAKAKFTMAFRRHWVEHYLHADPKDLSVLRIHGDSMYPVLHEGDNILINHAQTAPQDGIYVLRLDGQMLVKRLQWVGAATVRVISANPDYPPYEVALSSPEDQREFCIVGRVVWYGRQL
- a CDS encoding DUF7249 family protein, producing MTKYNGHKNWNHWNVSLWINNDEGLYRMARFWVVRNRRNGGKEKAARDMLDELHGMSNTHTPDGAPYSVSSIRAAMVGM
- a CDS encoding tyrosine-type recombinase/integrase, giving the protein MTLYKRPDSDMWWYKFEVEKRMYRGSTKTTIKRDAQAVEVDKRREALEDIRLERAGVKRLTLYEVAVKWIAVTARTHKDHAGNVNRVRRLFGDRLRRVGFHEYTLVEGDRPGLPKTLMVHELTQGHLVGLKAKRQAEGLSDGTINLEIGLVQTLMGYAESLNAVMPAKPIIWSDKRNRAASLKVRRTKGKLRWLTLDEEAALLKELRRRIRPGDVSGQDNLDLATLLLDTGARYMEIAQMRWPQVDLETGVIYLYRSKVDNEGGLRLTKRALEILKRRREDTWPRTFVFPAQVPSEQARKAWAAEDECRGHSARGIQAAIEACDLNADPTRDKVTPHTFRDTFASRLVQKGVSLLKVQHLLGHASPTMTQKYAHLCPDNTGREAADILDGLHAE